GGGCAATATTGCGGATGAGCTGAGGGTTGCCGATCCTTTGGGGCGTGGCCGGTTGGTCACGCTCCTTGCATTGACTCTCCTCAAGCGAGCTGGCTACACAAAGGACAAAATCGCGACAAAACAAAGACAAATACTGCTGCCATTGTGCGGTGGCATGCCATCTTTGATGGCGGATGGGGCACGTTGCGCCGAGGACGCCGTTTCGGTGCCGCATCGCACAAGGTCGTTCCAAGATGGAGTTGACATGACAGAACCGCAAAGCATCTCTACCGCGCCCGACACCGGGGCAGGGGGGCTGTCTATTGCGCTGCATATCGGGGCGCCGTTTACTGATGAGGAACAGCTGACATGGTCGCTGCGCCGGGACACTGCACGGTTGCTAAAGGACGGTGTGCTCGTTCGCCGACCAGGCACGTATATCAAAGAGCTGACCGAACTGAAGGGCAGAGCTGCCAAAGACGATATCACTGAGTCCGAATGTGCGGCGTTTCTGGATGGGGTTCTGCGTGATGCCGATGTTTCGCGGTTGATTTTGTCGATGCCCAGCATTCTGGGGGTGCCTGCCTGGATGTTGAACGGTGGGCGTCTATACAAAAATGCTGGTGCCAATACGGCGGCGCTGCGCGCGGTGTTCCCGGATCACGCGTGTGAATTTTTCCTGGGGATGTGTAACCCGGCGACACTGGTGCCCACGGGGTTTTCAGCGCAGTCGCAAAAGGATTGGTACGGGTTTTCGGGCGATACTGATCTGATGGATCTGTGCTGGTCGGATGTGGTTGCGGATATTCTGACCGCGAATCCGGGTTGCGGTGTGACCGTCTGGTGCAATGAGGAAACGCCCGTGTTCTGGCCGCAGGTGCTGGGGCATGTCACCGGTATGGGGGCCGCATACCGGTTTGAAGGGGAAACAGATATCCTGCGCAAGGCGATGACAGAGGAGGGCACCAAACGGCTGGAGGCCTATCTGGCCGAGCGCCCGCAGCTGTCGGACCAGCAGCGCGATCAAGTGCGCGAGCTGTTTCTGTCCTATTTTCATTCCGAGGATGTCGTGGAAGAGGAAATTGATCTTCCCGGTTGGTCGCAGGGCTTTGTCGACGTCATGACCGAGCGCTATTTCAACGATGTTGAGCTGATCCGCCAGATGCCCGGTGTCACCGTCATCGGGTGAACCCCGCCGCAGAGCCATCCCCATGGCTGTTGCCTTCCGGCACGGTCAGGCCACGGGGATCGCGCGTTGTTTCATAGGGAGTGGGCGCAGATTTAACCCGCTTCATGCGCCGAGGCGCGCATCCGTCCCAGGTGTTCATCCCAGCCTTTGTCCAGCGACAGCAACAGATCAAACGCCTCGACCCCCTGTGGCAGGCCCTCGTGGCGCAGCAATAGATTGGTGCCGCCGGGTACTTCGTCCAATGTCCAGGTGACGGTACTGCTGCGATCACCCATCGGCGCGATGGTAAAGCTGTATTCGAGACGGGCATACGGCTTGGCAACCAGTACCTCGCCCCACATCAGACGCTTGCCGCTTTCGGTGCCAAACATTTCGTAGGGGCCTTCAACCAACGGGGTTTGGGGTTTGTGAAACCAGATCGCCAGCTTGTCTGGGTCGGTGAGATAGGCCCAGACCTGGGCCGGGGTGGCCCGCAGATAGATGGATTTTTGCAGGATCGTATCGGTCATTGGATGTCCTTTTCGATTTCGGATTTGAGCAAAGCAAGGCGGCTGTCCCAGAAGGCATCAAAGAATCCGAACCAGTCGAACACCTGTTTCAATCCGTCAGGGTTCAGGCTGTTCAGGCGCGCGCGCCCCTCTACCCGGACCGATATCAAATTGCCCTGGTCCAGAATGGTGAGGTGTTTTTTCACCGCGGCACGGGTCATCTGAAAATTTTCCGCAACCTCGGCAATGGTCATATTGTCCTGGGCCAGCAGTTGCAGGATCTGGCGGCGGGTTGGATCGGCGAGGGCGCGAAAGGCCATCTGTTCCGAGTGGCGTGGTGCCGGCATTTCTGGATCGGTCATGGCGGGGCGGCTTTCTAAAGTGATACCGTTTGGTATCTCATAATTATGAAACCATTAGGTATCATGTCAAGCGATATCTGCGATCCTGTTGGTTGCCACCGACCAAAACTGTGATGAGGCGTCCTGTCCTATTGGGACGGGCAGGGCTGGGCGTCCTTTCCGGCCTGGTTGGACGACAACAGGGCTGGACCGCGGATAGGGATGGAATGTGTCAGCGACTGGCTGTCCAAACACATATCACGGCCCTTCACCGACACATGTTCGTCCGACGTTTACCAAAGAGAGACCCAGCGATGCTCAGCTTTCCGTTCCAACCCCGCCATCTTACCCCGGCGTTGCGCAGGTACCGGCGCAATGTATCGCTGGTGCCTGTCATGTTCTGCATCGCACTTGGGTTTACCATTGGGGCCTCGCCTGCGACCTCGGCCGGGGCAGGGTCTGAAGATATCCAGCCCCAAGACGGGCATTGGCTGGCGCTGATGCAGTTCCGCTCTGTTTCTGGCTGCTCGGCCCAGGTCCGCCGCGAGATTGAGGCCGACGCCGAGGATGAGGTGCTGTATTCCAAACCGCTGACGTTTACCCAGCCGCTTGATCTCAACCATCTGAACGAGGCCTGGGAGGTGGATATTGATTGGACCCGCACCAGCCCTAACCGGTGGGAGGGCGCGATGACAGAGGTCGAGCGCACCTTGTTTGGCAAGATCACCACCGTGACCGAATTGCAGACGCGGGTGATTTCGGAAGGGTTGATCGACCAAAAAGCCGTCGCCACCATCAGTTTCCCACCGCGCATGATCCGTCAGATCGGCTCTGCCGACCCTTGTGTGATCCATGCCGATATCACCCACCGGCTGCGTTAGGGGCCGGATGATCTGTCCGTCTGTGCGCGGACGGACAGTCCGAACCGCCCACGCCTAGCGGATGAGACGACAACCGGCAGGCAAATTGGCAAGGACTGCGCCAGTGAGACCTGCTGAACAGCTCCGCCATATGGCGGGCCGCATTTTTCAACTTTCTAAAACACTCTGATCTAACACCTAAAAGGACACTACTATGAAGTTTCACCGCAGCGCTGCCCTTGTGACCGCGAGTATTCTGGCAGCAGCAACTGGCGCGTCTGGCGCCCGCGCCGACGGACTGTTTTCCAACGGGCAGTTCAGCCTTGGGCTGGGCGCGTTTGCCAGCTCCAGCCTTTATAAAGGCGAAAGCACCGAGTCGGCTGCATTGCCGTTTCTGAGTTATGAGAGTGACCGGCTGAGCCTGGGGTGGGGTGGGGTGGCCTATCATTTTGTGAACAGCGAGGACATGCAGGTTTCTGTACGGGTCAGTGCGGGCGAAAAACCGGACTACCCGGAAAACAAGCCGCTGTTTGCGGGTCTCAAACGTG
Above is a genomic segment from Phaeobacter porticola containing:
- a CDS encoding SRPBCC family protein, translating into MTDTILQKSIYLRATPAQVWAYLTDPDKLAIWFHKPQTPLVEGPYEMFGTESGKRLMWGEVLVAKPYARLEYSFTIAPMGDRSSTVTWTLDEVPGGTNLLLRHEGLPQGVEAFDLLLSLDKGWDEHLGRMRASAHEAG
- a CDS encoding ArsR/SmtB family transcription factor, with product MTDPEMPAPRHSEQMAFRALADPTRRQILQLLAQDNMTIAEVAENFQMTRAAVKKHLTILDQGNLISVRVEGRARLNSLNPDGLKQVFDWFGFFDAFWDSRLALLKSEIEKDIQ